A DNA window from Onthophagus taurus isolate NC chromosome 1, IU_Otau_3.0, whole genome shotgun sequence contains the following coding sequences:
- the LOC139430655 gene encoding craniofacial development protein 2-like: MGDWNARIGNDIHNGGGSIGEYGDQGEAMMNRNGQRMLEFCYINDLLIENTMWCQRRQDKYTFVAEERKAKSIIDYITYTQNLQNRVEEVKTEAEAEMGTNHGRVMATINNIEIEREEMTTYTKINIHKLRQEEERIKYQEKTNKELQKPENLTLRNGGEFLKR; encoded by the coding sequence ATGGGAGACTGGAATGCGAGAATAGGTAATGATATACACAATGGGGGAGGAAGTATAGGAGAATATGGGGATCAGGGAGAGGCAATGATGAATAGAAATGGTCAAAGAATGCTTGAATTTTGTTACATAAACGATTTATTGATTGAAAACACTATGTGGTGTCAAAGGAGGCAAGATAAATATACGTTTGTGGCGGAAGAAAGAAAAGCTAAGAGTATTATTGATTACATCACATACACCCAGAATCTCCAAAACAGAGTCGAAGAGGTAAAAACTGAAGCAGAAGCAGAAATGGGAACCAACCACGGACGAGTCATGGCAACTATTAATAACATAGAAATCGAAAGAGAAGAAATGACAACATACACGAAAATAAACATCCATAAACTAAGGCAGGAGGAAGAAAGAATAAAATACCAAGAGAAAACAAACAAAGAATTACAAAAACCAGAGAATTTAACACTGAGGAATGgtggagaatttttaaagagataA